In Acidimicrobiales bacterium, a single window of DNA contains:
- the pyrR gene encoding bifunctional pyr operon transcriptional regulator/uracil phosphoribosyltransferase PyrR, with amino-acid sequence MAERERRLARPTGKVFAARSLVMGPDDVRRALVRIAHEILERNHGTEDLVVIGLQTGGVPLAEKLVAQLSEIGETTVPLGTLDVAFYRDDIGLRPVHAEATDIGGDLTDKVVVLVDDVLFTGRTVRAALDALRDHGRARATQLAVMVDRGHRELPIRPDYVGKNLPTRMDEVVDVSEAGVAIGEMVEGE; translated from the coding sequence GTGGCAGAGCGCGAGCGACGGTTGGCGCGCCCAACCGGGAAGGTCTTCGCGGCGCGTTCCCTCGTGATGGGACCCGACGACGTGCGCCGCGCCCTCGTCCGCATCGCGCACGAGATCCTCGAGCGCAACCACGGTACCGAGGACCTCGTCGTCATCGGACTGCAGACCGGTGGTGTCCCCCTCGCGGAGAAGCTCGTCGCCCAGCTCTCCGAGATCGGCGAGACGACCGTCCCCCTCGGCACCCTCGACGTCGCCTTCTACCGCGACGACATCGGTCTGCGCCCGGTGCACGCCGAGGCGACCGACATCGGCGGCGACCTCACCGACAAGGTGGTGGTCCTCGTCGACGACGTGCTCTTCACCGGGCGCACGGTGCGCGCTGCCCTCGACGCGCTGCGCGACCACGGGCGGGCGCGGGCCACCCAGCTGGCGGTGATGGTCGACCGCGGGCACCGGGAGCTCCCGATCCGCCCGGACTACGTCGGGAAGAACCTCCCGACCCGCATGGACGAGGTCGTGGACGTCTCCGAGGCGGGCGTGGCGATCGGCGAGATGGTGGAGGGCGAGTGA
- a CDS encoding AIR synthase-related protein has translation MSEAYAASGVDYETLDAAKRFALTAARATAELGAARGARLDAGFFGEPAALVEVGSLRLGFVLECLGTKSLIAAALEEATGADHYSAIGFDTVAAAVNDCCCVGALPVVVNAYFATGAADFYGGSRHRSLVEGFARGCAAAGASWGGGESPTLSGIVSPQAIDLAAAAIGIVPPGAEPLAAPRLEVGDEIVLVASSGLHQNGASLVRSVAERLDGGLLAPLPSGRLFGEAVLDESVIYAPLVEALLRSEGRLHYASNITGHGLRKLMRADRELRYRVDELPEVPEVLTFLAGAAGLDDREAYGTLNMGAGYALFVAAGEGAATCAQATALGLRALVAGEVEEGRRSVLLAPLGVTYAADELELR, from the coding sequence GTGAGCGAGGCCTACGCCGCCTCGGGGGTCGACTACGAGACCCTCGACGCGGCCAAGCGCTTCGCGCTCACCGCGGCGCGCGCGACGGCCGAGCTCGGCGCGGCGCGCGGCGCCCGCCTCGACGCGGGCTTCTTCGGGGAGCCCGCGGCGCTCGTCGAGGTCGGCTCGCTGCGCCTCGGCTTCGTCCTCGAGTGCCTCGGGACGAAGTCGCTCATCGCCGCGGCGCTGGAGGAGGCGACCGGCGCCGACCACTACTCGGCGATCGGCTTCGACACCGTGGCCGCGGCGGTCAACGACTGCTGCTGCGTCGGCGCGCTGCCGGTCGTCGTGAACGCCTACTTCGCGACCGGCGCCGCCGATTTCTACGGCGGCAGCCGACACCGCTCGCTCGTCGAGGGCTTCGCGCGCGGCTGCGCCGCGGCCGGGGCGAGCTGGGGTGGGGGCGAGTCGCCGACCCTCTCCGGGATCGTCAGCCCGCAGGCGATCGACCTCGCCGCCGCCGCGATCGGCATCGTCCCCCCCGGCGCCGAGCCGCTCGCCGCGCCGCGCCTCGAGGTCGGGGACGAGATCGTCCTCGTCGCTTCCTCGGGGCTCCACCAGAACGGGGCGTCGCTGGTGCGCAGCGTCGCGGAGCGGCTCGACGGCGGCCTGCTCGCGCCCCTCCCCTCGGGGCGCCTTTTCGGCGAGGCCGTCCTCGACGAGAGCGTCATCTATGCACCGCTCGTCGAGGCGCTGCTGCGCAGCGAGGGGCGCCTTCACTACGCGAGCAACATCACCGGCCACGGCCTGCGCAAGCTGATGCGCGCCGACCGCGAGCTCCGCTACCGCGTCGACGAGCTGCCCGAGGTGCCCGAAGTGCTCACCTTCCTCGCCGGCGCCGCCGGCCTCGACGACCGCGAGGCCTACGGCACCCTCAACATGGGCGCGGGCTACGCGCTGTTCGTCGCCGCCGGCGAAGGCGCGGCGACCTGTGCTCAGGCGACCGCCCTCGGCCTGCGGGCCCTCGTCGCCGGTGAGGTCGAGGAGGGCCGCCGCTCGGTGCTGCTCGCGCCGCTCGGCGTCACCTACGCCGCGGACGAGCTCGAGCTGCGGTAG